In Eremothecium gossypii ATCC 10895 chromosome IV, complete sequence, the genomic stretch CTCCAGGGCAGCACGCACAATGGCGTGATTCTGGAGGTGGAATGCGAACCACTCTCCTGCGCAGCGCAGAACCAGCGCGGCAGCTGTGAGCGCGGCTACCACCGCTGTGTGGCGCGCCGCCAGACCTAGTGCTGGAGGCGTGCTGCGGCGCCGGAGGTCGCCGGAATACCTGTTTGCGTACAGGTGCAGCGCCTCGCGCCGCACCTGGTCAGCCTCACGCCGGACACTCGACAAGTTAAGAGGTGCCCATTTGAACGCAGGGAACGCAGCCGGAATCAGAGACGGCAGCTGCTTGATGGTGGAGTTCACGTCCTTGTAGAGCGGCGCGAGGAAGGAGTCGTCGAGGTGCATGTCAGAGACCCGTGGCCCCAGATCGCTGCCGACGCTGAGTCCAGTCTCCGTCAGCCGTTTTACGGCGCCCCTGATGCGCTGTCCTTGGCTCTGGAGCTCCCCGCTGATTGATACGCtctgccgctgctgctggagcagcagctcgtgCAGGAGCTTTATGCTGCTGCTTAGTGTCTCATTCCACGCTCGTAGCGATGCGTCCACCGTGTGATTGTAGTTCTCGCGGATATACCGGTCCAGCGTCTGCGCACTAGTCGTCAGCGACTCGTCGAGGTATCGACGCAACGCATCGTCAAGGGCCCTGACGTCGAACGTGGGTGCTGCGGGCGGCCACAAGGTGCCGCCTGCAGGAGCGGCTGGCCCCGCAGCAGGCAAAAGGGGTGCGCCGGGCAGAGCCGCTGGGGGCACTGCTGTCCCGTGTGGCGCAGCTATTGTATGCACTGTCCATATCGTGAACAGATACACTACTGCTGGCACCACCACTAGGGGACTAAACAGACAGCCCAGAAGCCGGGATTTGAGGCCCAAAGGGTGCACAAACTGCTGATCCGACATTGCCGGCTACGTTACGTGGCCGCTAAGGTGCGGGCCCTGCAGGCTTATATAGTGCGGCTGTCACAGCCTTGTCGCAGCCAGCTCGGCGGCTATGCTGGGCTTGGCACGCCTATGCGACGTCACTAAAACGTTACTGACACATTATTATGGTGTGTGGGTGTTATGTTGGCCCAAGCCCACTGCTATATAAATGCTGTGCTATGCTACTGTTGCGTGCTGCCTCTTTGCCTCTGGTTGGCGGGTGTGCGGCCCATCTTCTGGGTCGTGGTTTGGCTCTCTGTCTGCCCCGTATCCATGAGAAGCCCATGTATCCAGCGCTCCAAAAACTTGCGCCGCGAGACGTCGAACTGGAAACTTGAAAGGATCTTGCCAGTGAAGCCGGAGTTGGGGTCGCGTACGATGCGGCACATGTCGCGGTGTTGTGTCGGGGTCATGCCTTGCACGAATTCCTCGAGCGCCTCGAACTTCTGGCGATCCAAAGGAAGCTTGTCAATCTTTCGCACGAGCTGCGCTAGCTCCTCTGCAAAGCGGCCGTTGCCGCCCTCGTACAACGCGCTGAACTCCTGCCGCGTATAGGAGCCAAGCATGCACGCGGTGTCGGCGCGGTCCTCGTCACGCttctcgtcgtcctcctcAGCGATGGGGCTCTGTGGCTCTGTATGGCGCGCAGCTGCCCACCctgcgcggccggcggAGCCCGTGCGATGCATTGCGGagcgcgcgccgcggctgccggcgcgcgcgcccgggCCGGACGTCTGCCCGAGGTGCTCGCTGCGTGTCGGGAGCCGCACCCAGAAGCGCTTGCGCACAAACCCGCTCTTGCCCTTCCAGTACTTACTGCGAAACGACCAGCTGTAGCACCAGCCCTGGTCGTCGATGTCGTACTGGCCACGGTAGTCCATCGACACAAACCACGCAAACTCGTcgtcgctgccgccgctggctGGGCGCCCGCGTAGCCGCCCGGTGCCCTCTGCCCCGAGCGTGCCCGTGTAGCGGAAGTGCAAAGGAAGCAAGAGCTTGTTGTTTGTGTTGCCGTAGTAGTTCGACGTCGTCGTCGATATGGGCTGCTGTTCCTTTTCCGTGTGGAACTGCGGCGGGTCCACCTTGGGGATAAGTAGCTTGTTCGAGAAGAACGGGTACCCGAATAGCGTGATACCGCGCTGGTTCTCCACGATGATGTGCTCCGATACGCCCTGTAGCTCGCACGCCGACCTGCCCTTTGCCCTTTCGGCCTGTGCCCGGCTGCCTGCGGAACTCATCTTTGTGCGAGTGCCCCGGGCAGTAGGCAGGAGACTCCATAGTCCTGCCCGCCTCTTGAGCTGCTTGCGCCCAGACGCCCCGTCAATTCTATGCGCGCGTCGCGACGCTAGCGTACCAGACCACACGTTCGCGTAGCCGTGCAGTCACCGCCGTCGCGATCTCGCGCCAGCCGCGCGGAGACCGCCCGCAGCCCGCACTACGCGTAGGGACAAGACTGCGCGTGTCGGCCTGACCGGAGGACGTATACAAGGAGAGCTAGAGGCTCGCCGGCATGCTATATATTGGTGATCTTGTGGTCGCTGGCGCTCAGCTACCGATCGAAAAAGAAAGTCATCTTGGTCAGGGCCCCTTTAGAAAAAATGCATGCTCAGCTCGCTGTATATTATAAAGCATGCCATCCGAAGCCCTCACCGGCAGGGACGTAAGCGTAGCGGTTAGGCTCTATATCAGCTGGAACTTTCGTTGAAACAATTTTGTGCGTTTGCTACAGTGCGCCTATTGCAAGCGGAATGGTTCAGCAGGAAGGAACCGTCCTGACAAATGGACAGCGGTTTGATAACAGAGAGACTGCAGGCGAACACAGGCCTAAGCAGACACTGAGGACGCAGGATGTGGGACCGCAAtacgcagcagcagtttATGGGCATGTGCATGGCCTGGGAGCAGCCGGGGGCCGGCAAGGCTTGACGCACGAGGAAAATATGGTCCCGGCAGGCTATCCGCTGCGAGCGCCGCTCGGCGAGGGCTCCAAGGTGGAGGCGCGGGGAATAGAGAAGGAGCAGatgcgggcggcgggcggtGTGCATGCGGTGCATGCAGCGGCGCAGGGGCACTACGGCGTGCCACCCGCGACATATATGTCGGATCCGGTCATTCAGGAGTCGCTCTCGCCGTTCTTCCAGCCCGTGGGGATCGACGTGACTCGGCTGCCACTGACGAACCCGCCGATATTCCAGTCATCGCTCGCGTCATACAACGGCCCcccgcagcggcgccgcatCTCCATATCCAATGGACAGATCGGACAGTTGGGGCACATGGGCCAGctggacgacgaggacgtGATGGAGAGCATATACGAtctgcagccgccgccgctgccccAGCGCCGCAACGGGGCGAAGCCGTTTTCGAAGCCGGTGGTATCGCACGAGCAGTTTCTGGCGAGGCAGCACCCACCGTCATATCAGGCTGCCTATGTTGATGTCGCGCCGGGCAAGCCGGCAGAAGGCCACGGGGCCGCCTACGCCGGGAGCGTATCTTCTGCTCCGCTCCATCCCCACCCTGAGCAGCCCCTGACTCGGCCTGCACACGTGCTTGATGCCATGGCAAGTGGGCCGGACTTCCCGCGTGCTGCATCCTCCTCGTCGCTGCCCACCCTGTATGACGCGCCGCCAGGAACTGCGGCCTGGAAGCGTGCGCGCTTGCTTGAGCGCAACCGCATTGCCGCATCGAAGTGCCGGCAGAGGAAGAAGAtcgcgcagctgcagctgcagaaaGATGTGGATATTCTGACGAAAGAGAACAAGGAGATAAGGCGCGAACTCGAGTACTACCAGAAGCTGGTATCGAAGTTCAAACGCTTTATTGAATTGCATATGGAAACGTGTAATGGAAGCAATGGCGGTGTGCAGATAATAGAGGAGATGTTGAAGATTGATCACAGTATAGTCGGCCAAGAAAATGACAGTGGAGATAAGCGTGACACTTCCGAAGAAGCACCAATCTGAAGTTACTGGTTTGACTCGCCCGAGTTATGCTTGAAGTATAGAGCCATGTGCGAGCTAAATCCGCAATTGGGATCTGGACTGGAACTCAAGTTTTGTAGTTAATTATGTTGATGGATAACTTTTTTCGTACTGTACCTCGGCGGCTGACCTCCTACAAATCATTGCCGCTGTGCATTCCGTAGCAACATACCCATAGAGTACTAAATCTAAAATGTTTATGTTGGACGTTGATTTATGCATCGTATGTTCTAAACTATTTGGTGCTGTTGGCAGGCAGGCAGTGTGACTAACTATCAGCATGCATTGGCAATCATAAAACACCGCAACAAGCCACTATGGCAAAATCTTCACGCGGACAATCActgcgctgctgcagcctATCCCAGGCTGGAATCGATATATGCAAACCGCTGTGCAACACCTGTCGGGGTGTCTGCTGCGGAGCACGCCACTGCGCCCGCGGCTAAACGCAAGCGAACCGTCACCGCTGTGCGAGCGCCATCGCTCGCTGAGCACCCAAACTACTCCTATCTGGAGCCCGCGTTGGACTATGTAGACCGCTGCGGTGTCTATGATGTGCTGGGAGAAGAAGCTGTGGGGGGGCTGCGGACTGTCAGCGCGGGCGTCGGCTCGCAGAGGGTGATGGCGTGGGTTCTGTCGAGCTACCGCAGGGCACGGTGGCTATGGCTTCTACCGGATCTCGGCGCAGATACCAAACGCATGGCTAGAGGGCTGCAGACCTTCATCGTTAGCCATTATGCGTTCCATGCGGGGGCAGAAGCAATGGTGAAATACGTAACGCACACGTTGTATTATAAGTTCATGCTTGAGCTGTGGGATACATcgcacgagcagctgcagagTGGCAAATATTACGGGCACGAGTTCAGCCGGTATGGTCCTGAGGCTCTTAACAGGAGCGCTTTGTGCAAGGAGCAGCGTCGCATGGCTCTTGTCATTCTCAAAATACGCAGCCAGCGAAATCGAGGGAAAGGCCCAGCGGTGCGATGCGTGATGTTCATGCTACAGATTTTGGAGAGCTTGGCGCGTAGCTATGTAAAGCTCTCAAGGAGAAAGGCACCACATGCTGGAATGGAGACAGTGGGGCTCCAGAAGGCTTACCTGCAGATCTATGAAAGGCGAACGAAAACGTTCAATGACAAATACATGGTGGAGATATGCAACATCCTAAGGCGACATGAAAACAGCGTCAAGGCCCTGGAACTCATGATCAAGGAGACATTAAAATTCCTACAATCTCTAGACTGGAAGAGCTTGCACCTCAATCAAAAGGATTGTGATGAGCTAGCGAGTTACCGCAAATTTATTCAGTGTTCATTACTACTTACGGATAACACTAGCCTGATCGCAGGCTGCAGGTTGGTAATTAGTAAGTGGCCAACAAAACCATAACGGCTGGACAGCAGGTGGATCGGTCCCAATATTTCCTGTAGTTCTATAGCTGTTCTCAACATCGTTGCTCTAGTCGATAGGAAAGAGATTTTAATAAAAAGTATACACAGCAAATAAAACGGCAAATTCTTCCAGCACTTACAATGGTACAGTACAATCACAACTTATATTCACCGTTCCGTATTGGTGCAAACCAAGGATGCTGCATAGCCTCTCTAGCAGTCAACCTTTCGTGATGGTCATACTTTAAAATGTTGTCAATCAAATCTATAATCTCTTCATTATCGCACAAATGTCTATTAGCGTCATTGATAAACCTCTTCCAAGGTCTCCTAATGTACTGGTCCATATCCATGAATTCGCGAGGAAGGGTTATCTGGTACTTCACCAGATATTTCTCAAAGTCCTCGCTACCAAGAACGCGAACGATCTTGACTAGCTGATCTGTGTTGCTCCTGCCGTGAAAAAAGGGTTCCTTCATAAATACCATGGAAGCAAGCATAGTTCCGAGGGACCATAGATCCAGAGAGTAGTCATACATTCTATAATCAACCAGCAGTTCCGGTCCCTTGAAGAACCGCGAAGCTA encodes the following:
- the PRM2 gene encoding pheromone-regulated protein PRM2 (Syntenic homolog of Saccharomyces cerevisiae YIL037C (PRM2)) yields the protein MSDQQFVHPLGLKSRLLGCLFSPLVVVPAVVYLFTIWTVHTIAAPHGTAVPPAALPGAPLLPAAGPAAPAGGTLWPPAAPTFDVRALDDALRRYLDESLTTSAQTLDRYIRENYNHTVDASLRAWNETLSSSIKLLHELLLQQQRQSVSISGELQSQGQRIRGAVKRLTETGLSVGSDLGPRVSDMHLDDSFLAPLYKDVNSTIKQLPSLIPAAFPAFKWAPLNLSSVRREADQVRREALHLYANRYSGDLRRRSTPPALGLAARHTAVVAALTAAALVLRCAGEWFAFHLQNHAIVRAALEAHEPPCTGVALTAWRHAAIRALAAAHEHPFVYCALRPMRDLAPRAWRRASTWALWCGAHGGALLWFLLFVALTDWQLAVATLPHAQRLHHRAQPADAADVVANLHAALETRLRPALRDAHAAALGAAADHLHRKLAPLLARIDSSRPSVLPLPALIVPQPVWPAWPPAADLAPVIRAAIPRAHPLRLASRSIPAPQFVAVSLSTVFRPAVIVIAVLIIIHHLVGLLLVLRTR
- the SPO73 gene encoding Spo73p (Syntenic homolog of Saccharomyces cerevisiae YER046W (SPO73)), with product MSSAGSRAQAERAKGRSACELQGVSEHIIVENQRGITLFGYPFFSNKLLIPKVDPPQFHTEKEQQPISTTTSNYYGNTNNKLLLPLHFRYTGTLGAEGTGRLRGRPASGGSDDEFAWFVSMDYRGQYDIDDQGWCYSWSFRSKYWKGKSGFVRKRFWVRLPTRSEHLGQTSGPGARAGSRGARSAMHRTGSAGRAGWAAARHTEPQSPIAEEDDEKRDEDRADTACMLGSYTRQEFSALYEGGNGRFAEELAQLVRKIDKLPLDRQKFEALEEFVQGMTPTQHRDMCRIVRDPNSGFTGKILSSFQFDVSRRKFLERWIHGLLMDTGQTESQTTTQKMGRTPANQRQRGSTQQ
- the CST6 gene encoding Cst6p (Syntenic homolog of Saccharomyces cerevisiae YIL036W (CST6) and YER045C (ACA1)) gives rise to the protein MRAAGGVHAVHAAAQGHYGVPPATYMSDPVIQESLSPFFQPVGIDVTRLPLTNPPIFQSSLASYNGPPQRRRISISNGQIGQLGHMGQLDDEDVMESIYDLQPPPLPQRRNGAKPFSKPVVSHEQFLARQHPPSYQAAYVDVAPGKPAEGHGAAYAGSVSSAPLHPHPEQPLTRPAHVLDAMASGPDFPRAASSSSLPTLYDAPPGTAAWKRARLLERNRIAASKCRQRKKIAQLQLQKDVDILTKENKEIRRELEYYQKLVSKFKRFIELHMETCNGSNGGVQIIEEMLKIDHSIVGQENDSGDKRDTSEEAPI
- the MEI4 gene encoding Mei4p (Syntenic homolog of Saccharomyces cerevisiae YER044C-A (MEI4)), yielding MAWVLSSYRRARWLWLLPDLGADTKRMARGLQTFIVSHYAFHAGAEAMVKYVTHTLYYKFMLELWDTSHEQLQSGKYYGHEFSRYGPEALNRSALCKEQRRMALVILKIRSQRNRGKGPAVRCVMFMLQILESLARSYVKLSRRKAPHAGMETVGLQKAYLQIYERRTKTFNDKYMVEICNILRRHENSVKALELMIKETLKFLQSLDWKSLHLNQKDCDELASYRKFIQCSLLLTDNTSLIAGCRLVISKWPTKP